A region of the Zymomonas mobilis subsp. mobilis ATCC 10988 genome:
CTTCGTGATAAACAACCTTGGCCATGCACATCGTTTGTGCGCCTTCGGATTGCTGTTCTAACTCATCAGCCGAAAGATTTTCACTCTCTTCGGAATAATCAGATGATTTTGCTAATGCCTGTCGAGCATGATTGGCGACAGTGTTATTATTATGATCGAATGACGTATTGGCGATGGGCTGGCTTTTCGCAATAGCCACGTTGCTCGCCAAGGTTACGCCCAAAGGAAGGGCGGCGGCTATGGCCTGATGTGCCGGAAAGGTGATGGCAGCTACAGGTAAAACTAATTTTGCCCATTTTTTACGAAATAAATGTCCTAAAGCGGACATCGACAACTCCATAACCTGCGCAATTTTCGGATGTCCCATATATAATGCAAGAATATAATCAGTCTTGGGACAGCAGAATAATCACGTCTTGTCGCTTTAAAGCATCCAAGATGGATGAATTAAATAACCGAACTTCTTGGTGACCCTCTATTCCCTTTTGGTCAATCCATCGGAACTTTTTACAAGGCTGCCCGTTCGTCTGATGCGGTGAAATGCAGCAGTTGTTCCGTCCGGGCGGATGGATTTTTCAATTTTTGTCATTGAGAGACTCAATGAAAGGGTAGGGCGGCTATAGCGTCCTGCTGCGTTTTTGGCCAGAATTTTCCTTAGATAAGATAATGGCACCGGCCTTTGATAGCTAAAAAGGCGTATTTTCCTGTTTTTTTTGAAAAAAATGAAAATTTATTCAAATTATGCTTGACGACACGACCAACCTACCTTAGAGGACAGGCCATCCCAAGCGGGTGTAGCTCAGTTGGTTAGAGCGCCGGCCTGTCACGCCGGAGGTCGCGAGTTCAAGTCTCGTCACTCGCGCCATTTTTTATGGCGCTTCTTTAGGGGGTACGCTTTCCCTTTCAATAAAGCGATCTTGCTGTTCCAAGCAAATTTTTCTCCTTAAAAAATATTTTTAGATGGTATCGCTTAGTAGATTAGGCGATAAGGCCTTTTGAGTATTTAAGTGATAATTTCTAATATCAGCCATTGACGGATTCTTCTCTTTATCCGAGACGTTATCTGCTTAAATCTTTGTGAAGATAAAAAGGCACCCTATAAACTTAACGGCTTGAAATAACTGATTCGCCTTGAGCTTTTAAGGTGTGACTGTTGATTGATGTTGGAGACGACCTTGGCTGACCTGCCACATAACAGCAATGATAACCAAAATACGTTACAGACGGCTTCCGAAACGACTGATGAAATAAAAACGCCGTTTTGTGTTGCCCATCGCCGGTGCATCACAGCTGCGATTGCCGTCATCCTTCTTGTAGTCGGTGTGGGTGGTATCGGCTGTTGGTCATATCATCGTCATAAACAGGAGGCTATCAATAGCCGCGGAGATGCTTTGGCAGCCGCTATTGCGCCGGTAATCCAAGGAGGACAGGTCAAGGATGTCGCAACATTGGATAAGCTGATCGCTTCCAATGATCCGGTTTATGCCAATCTTGGCCGTTTTTTAAAAGCCGGTGTCCTGTCTGATAAGGGTGACGTTAAAAGCGCGACCGCTTTATATCAAACGGTTCTTAATGATCCGGCTGCCGGTGATATTTTGCACGCTGTGGCGACTTTGCATTTAAGTGCCATTGAACTGGATACGGTGCCTCCTGAAAATGTGATTAAACGACTTCAACCTTTGGTTGCCCCTGGTAGTCGTTGGTTAGGAAGTGCCGGAGAAATGCAAGCGGCGGCTTATTTAAAAGAAAATAAACCGGAACAAGCCGTCAAAATTTATCAAAGAATTTATTCTGATACGTCTGTTCCTGAAGATATCCGTGAACGTGCCAAATCACTGGCTAATTCTTATGCTGATATCGTAGGTAACAATAAAGAAAAGCCGCAACAGGCCGCGGCGGCGACACCAGCGTCGGATAAAAA
Encoded here:
- a CDS encoding tetratricopeptide repeat protein: MLETTLADLPHNSNDNQNTLQTASETTDEIKTPFCVAHRRCITAAIAVILLVVGVGGIGCWSYHRHKQEAINSRGDALAAAIAPVIQGGQVKDVATLDKLIASNDPVYANLGRFLKAGVLSDKGDVKSATALYQTVLNDPAAGDILHAVATLHLSAIELDTVPPENVIKRLQPLVAPGSRWLGSAGEMQAAAYLKENKPEQAVKIYQRIYSDTSVPEDIRERAKSLANSYADIVGNNKEKPQQAAAATPASDKK
- a CDS encoding cell wall hydrolase; protein product: MSALGHLFRKKWAKLVLPVAAITFPAHQAIAAALPLGVTLASNVAIAKSQPIANTSFDHNNNTVANHARQALAKSSDYSEESENLSADELEQQSEGAQTMCMAKVVYHEAANQPREGQIAIAQLILNRAEAGGRFPQTVCGVTNQPGQFFDTTRYTPPRQDRRWQKAIEVAHEVLTGSSEDLTKGALFYHANSQAPNHFFKTRTRVNALGSHVFYR